The Orcinus orca chromosome 16, mOrcOrc1.1, whole genome shotgun sequence genome includes a window with the following:
- the ZNF133 gene encoding zinc finger protein 133 isoform X5 yields MQHMLCSHPPWIFTCWCAEEPVRPGAPCPGDQQQQQQQQQQRASDGNPWNDKAEGQEREGTQPLFGKTKKRTSGVFPRPPPQQQPVNSGDGIQGVEGVASPAQTGSPEETDRLLKRIEVLGFGTVNCGECGLGFSKMTNLLSHQRIHSGEKPYVCGVCEKGFSLKKSLARHQKAHSGEKPIVCRECGRGFNRKSTLIIHERTHSGEKPYMCSECGRGFSQKSNLIIHQRTHSGEKPYVCQECGKGFSQKSAVVRHQRTHLEEKTIVCSDCGLGFSDRSNLISHQRTHSGEKPYACKECGRCFRQRTTLVNHQRTHSKEKPYVCGVCGHSFSQNSTLISHRRTHTGEKPYVCGVCGRGFSLKSHLNRHQNIHSGDKPIVCKDCGRGFSQQSNLIRHQRTHSGEKPMVCEECGRGFSQKSNLVAHQRTHSGEKPYVCRECGRGFSHQAGLIRHRRKHSREKPYTCRQCGLGFSNKSALITHKWVHSEEKPCLFRECGQGFPQKSHLILHQMTHQGRKPYVCKTCGQGFSQKSHLSRHRRMKSAHHKLRLQSDPEAYSEQSSDPLHSL; encoded by the coding sequence ATGCAGCACATGCTGTGTAGTCACCCTCCCTGGATCTTCACGTGCTGGTGTGCAGAAGAGCCTGTCCGGCCAGGAGCTCCGTGCCCTGGggatcagcagcagcagcagcagcagcagcagcagcgagcCTCTGATGGAAATCCCTGGAATGACAAAGCAGAAGGTCAGGAGAGAGAAGGCACCCAGCCTTTGTttggaaagacaaagaaaaggacTTCAGGCGTGTTCCCCAGGCCGCCACCCCAGCAGCAGCCGGTCAACTCTGGGGATGGCATCCAAGGCGTGGAGGGAGTGGCCAGCCCAGCTCAGACGGGGAGTCCCGAGGAAACAGACAGACTGTTGAAGAGGATAGAAGTCTTAGGATTTGGAACAGTCAACTGTGGGGAGTGTGGCCTGGGCTTCAGCAAGATGACAAACCTGCTCAGTCACCAGAGGATACACTCAGGGGAGAAGCCGTATGTGTGCGGGGTGTGTGAGAAGGGCTTTAGCCTAAAGAAAAGCCTTGCCAGACACCAGAAGGCACACTCGGGGGAGAAGCCCATCGTGTGCAGGGAGTGTGGGCGAGGCTTTAACCGCAAGTCGACACTCATCATACACGAGAGGACACACTCAGGTGAGAAGCCTTACATGTGCAGCGAGTGCGGGCGAGGCTTCAGCCAGAAGTCAAACCTCATCATACACCAGCGGACACACTCTGGGGAGAAGCCCTACGTGTGCCAGGAATGTGGGAAAGGCTTCAGCCAGAAGTCAGCCGTCGTCAGACACCAGAGGACGCACTTGGAGGAGAAGACCATCGTGTGCAGTGACTGTGGACTGGGCTTCAGCGACAGGTCGAACCTCATCTCACACCAGAGGACACACTCCGGGGAGAAGCCTTATGCCTGCAAGGAGTGTGGGCGGTGCTTCAGGCAGAGAACCACCCTTGTCAACCACCAGAGGACACACTCCAAGGAGAAGCCTTATGTGTGTGGCGTGTGTGGGCACAGCTTCAGCCAGAATTCAACCCTCATCTCACACAGGCGGACACACACTGGGGAGAAGCCTTacgtgtgtggggtgtgtgggcGAGGCTTTAGTCTCAAGTCACACCTCAACAGACACCAGAACATACACTCAGGGGATAAGCCCATTGTGTGTAAGGACTGTGGGCGAGGCTTCAGCCAGCAGTCAAATCTCATCAGACACCAGAGGACACACTCAGGGGAAAAGCCCATGGTGTGTGAGGAGTGCGGGCGAGGCTTCAGCCAGAAGTCAAACCTTGTTGCACACCAGAGGACACACTCAGGGGAAAAGCCGTACGTGTGCAGGGAGTGTGGGCGAGGCTTCAGTCACCAGGCAGGTCTCATCCGGCACAGGCGGAAACACTCGAGGGAAAAGCCTTACACGTGCCGGCAGTGTGGACTCGGCTTCAGCAATAAGTCAGCTTTAATCACGCACAAATGGGTACACTCGGAAGAGAAGCCCTGTCTATTCAGAGAGTGTGGCCAAGGCTTTCCCCAAAAGTCACACCTCATCTTACATCAGATGACACACCAGGGCAGGAAGCCTTATGTGTGCAAGACGTGTGGACAGGGCTTTAGCCAGAAGTCTCACCTCAGCAGACACAGGAGGATGAAGTCCGCCCACCACAAACTGCGACTTCAGTCTGACCCCGAGGCCTACTCAGAGCAATCTTCTGACCCCTTGCACTCTCTCTGA